From one Brachypodium distachyon strain Bd21 chromosome 4, Brachypodium_distachyon_v3.0, whole genome shotgun sequence genomic stretch:
- the LOC100832586 gene encoding pentatricopeptide repeat-containing protein At2g22410, mitochondrial, whose product MLAPAAVVASRHVLELLRQCRSIQHLDQIHAHLVVHGFSDVSSVASQLIASYCTLSAGDRDGGLCHARRLFDRIPEPDRFMYNTLVRAYSNSDCPQEALRLHRGVLQRGILPNEFTLPFVLKACTTVRAVEHALAAHGVVVKLGFVQQIFVANALLHFHASAGSLRDSRRFFGEMADRNVVSWNTMIGGYAQAGEVSEACALFGEMRHQGLLADVFTLVSLLFACSSEGNLEVGRLVHCHMLVSGSRVDRILGNALLDMYGKCGDLWMAHRCFDMMPIKNVVTWTSMLCAQAKHGSVDAVRDWFEQMPERNIVSWNAMISCYVQCGRLHETLDLYNRMRSLGITPDEFTLAGVLSACGQNGDLASGKMIHCYVRDNFNDPGVTLLNSLLDMYARCGQVDTAIGLFTEMPNKNVISWNVIIGALAMHGRAQETVTFFRTMVSDAFSPDEITFVGLLSACSHGGLLEAGEYYFEAMARVYNVEPEVEHYGCMVDLLGRRGHLAKAVNLIKDMSIKPDVVVWGALLGACRIHGNVEIGKLVIKQLLELEGITGGLFVLICNLFYETNQWEDMKKLRKLMKEQGTKKDMGVSSIEVKNIIHEFGVEDLRHESTNEIYAAVDQLSYHLVSLHVLAVQPEELIGEERNNLFRRLQTVHQKLMV is encoded by the coding sequence ATGCTTGCACCGGCAGCAGTCGTCGCCTCCCGCCATGTGCTTGAACTCCTACGCCAGTGCCGCTCCATCCAACACCTGGACCAGATCCACGCCCACCTAGTCGTCCACGGCTTCTCTGACGTGTCTTCCGTCGCCTCCCAGCTCATCGCCTCCTACTGCACCCTCTCCGCTGGTGACAGAGATGGCGGACTCTGCCATGCCCGCCGGCTGTTCGACAGAATTCCAGAGCCGGACAGGTTCATGTACAATACCCTGGTCAGGGCGTACTCCAACAGCGATTGCCCCCAAGAGGCGCTCCGTCTTCACCGTGGAGTCCTCCAACGGGGAATACTGCCCAATGAGTTCACGCTGCCGTTTGTCCTCAAGGCGTGCACGACCGTGCGAGCAGTGGAGCACGCGCTGGCCGCTCATGGAGTGGTTGTTAAACTGGGGTTTGTGCAACAGATATTCGTGGCTAATGCGCTTCTGCATTTTCATGCGTCAGCAGGGTCTCTGCGGGACTCCCGGCGGTTCTTTGGTGAGATGGCGGACAGGAATGTCGTGTCGTGGAACACGATGATCGGCGGATATGCACAGGCTGGGGAGGTTAGTGAGGCGTGCGCTTTGTTTGGCGAGATGAGGCATCAAGGATTGTTGGCTGACGTGTTCACGCTGGTTAGTCTGCTTTTCGCTTGCTCAAGTGAGGGAAATCTTGAAGTTGGTCGACTCGTGCATTGTCATATGTTGGTTAGTGGATCTCGGGTTGATCGGATTCTTGGCAATGCTCTGTTGGACATGTATGGTAAGTGTGGAGATTTGTGGATGGCTCATAGATGCTTTGACATGATGCCCATAAAGAACGTCGTTACATGGACTTCAATGCTTTGTGCTCAAGCAAAACATGGTTCAGTTGATGCTGTGAGAGATTGGTTTGAGCAGATGCCAGAGAGGAACATAGTCTCTTGGAATGCTATGATCTCTTGCTATGTTCAATGTGGCCGATTGCATGAAACTTTGGATCTTTATAACCGTATGAGATCCCTAGGGATCACCCCAGATGAGTTTACTTTGGCTGGTGTCCTTTCTGCCTGCGGACAAaatggcgatttggcttctgGAAAGATGATACATTGCTATGTGAGAGACAATTTCAATGATCCTGGTGTCACTCTACTTAATTCACTTCTTGACATGTATGCAAGATGTGGTCAGGTAGACACAGCCATAGGCTTGTTCACTGAGATGCCCAATAAAAATGTTATCTCTTGGAATGTAATTATTGGGGCGCTAGCTATGCATGGTCGTGCACAGGAGACAGTTACATTCTTCAGAACTATGGTATCCGATGCCTTCTCCCCTGATGAGATCACCTTTGTCGGTCTTCTTTCTGCATGTAGTCATGGGGGTCTACTAGAAGCTGGAGAGTATTACTTTGAGGCCATGGCACGTGTTTACAATGTTGAGCCTGAAGTTGAGCATTATGGTTGTATGGTTGATCTGCTTGGTCGCCGTGGCCATCTCGCAAAAGCTGTTAATCTAATAAAAGATATGTCCATTAAGCCTGATGTTGTGGTTTGGGGTGCATTACTGGGAGCCTGCAGGATCCATGGGAATGTGGAGATCGGCAAGCTAGTGATCAAACAACTACTCGAGCTGGAGGGAATTACTGGAGGCTTGTTTGTCCTAATTTGTAATTTGTTTTATGAAACTAACCAGTGGGAGGACATGAAAAAGCTCAGGAAGCTAATGAAAGAGCAGGGAACAAAAAAGGATATGGGCGTTAGTTCAATTGAAGTAAAGAACATCATACATGAATTTGGAGTGGAAGATCTCAGACATGAAAGCACAAATGAGATATATGCGGCAGTCGATCAGTTGTCATATCATTTGGTCTCTCTGCATGTCCTGGCTGTACAACCAGAAGAACTAATTGGGGAAGAGCGAAACAATCTATTTAGGAGGCTTCAGACTGTCCATCAGAAGCTGATGGTATAG
- the LOC100832896 gene encoding phytoene synthase 2, chloroplastic, with the protein MLSTGRVLGSPACARRRPFLDDARPMRAVARGGSSNPTTGCIEAAAAAPWSGALAHAPPRHLLLDDTPLPSEQRVRQVVLKQAALATPRPARLAGGGLDAAFDRCGAVCKEYAKTFYLATQLMTPERRRAIWAIYVWCRRTDELVDGPNASHITALALDRWESRLDDVFAGRPYDMLDAALADSVAAFPVDAQPFRDMIEGMRMDLVKSRYQSFDELYLYCYYVAGTVGLMTVPVMGISPDSGADPETVYQGALALGLANQLTNILRDVGEDARRGRIYLPQDELAMAGLSEEDIFVGRVTDKWRSFMKGQIARARAFFRQAEQGAAELNQESRWPVWASLLLYRQILDEIEANDYDNFTKRAYVPKAKKLVALPRAYLRSLVLPSSQGAAS; encoded by the exons ATGCTATCGACGGGCCGCGTGCTGGGCTCGCCAGCGtgcgcccggcggcggcccttcTTGGACGACGCCAGGCCCATGCGTgcggtggcgcgcggcggctcTTCGAACCCGACGACTGGATGCATcgaggccgcggccgccgcgccgtggAGCGGCGCTCTCGCGCACGCGCCGCCGAGACACCTGCTGCTGGATGAcacgccgctgccgtcggAGCAGAGGGTGCGGCAAGTCGTGCTGAAGCAGGCGGCGCTCGCGACGCCGAGGCCGGCGcggctggccggcggcgggctggACGCGGCGTTCGACCGCTGCGGCGCGGTGTGCAAGGAGTACGCCAAGACGTTCTACCTCG CGACGCAGCTCATGACACCGGAGAGGAGGCGGGCGATCTGGGCGATATACG TGTGGTGCAGGAGGACAGACGAGCTGGTGGACGGGCCGAACGCGTCCCACATCACGGCCCTGGCCCTGGACCGCTGGGAGTCGCGCCTCGACGACGTCTTCGCCGGCCGGCCCTACGACATGCTcgacgccgccctcgccgactccgtcgccgccttccccgTCGACGCGCAGCCGTTCCGGGACATGATCGAGGGGATGCGCATGGACCTCGTCAAGTCCCGGTACCAGAGCTTCGATGAGCTCTACCTCTATTGCTACTACGTCGCCGGCACCGTCGGGCTCATGACGGTGCCGGTCATGGGCATCTCACCGGACTCCGGAGCAGACCCCGAGACGGTGTACCAGGGCGCGCTGGCACTCGGCCTCGCCAATCAGCTCACCAACATACTCAGGGACGTCGGCGAGGA TGCGAGAAGGGGCAGGATCTACCTGCCACAGGACGAgctcgccatggccggcctCTCCGAAGAGGACATCTTCGTGGGCCGTGTCACCGACAAATGGAGAAGCTTCATGAAGGGTCAAATCGCAAGGGCGAGAGCCTTCTTTCGCCAGGCTGAGCAAGGTGCCGCCGAGCTCAACCAGGAGAGCCGTTGGCCG GTCTGGGCATCTCTCCTACTGTACCGACAAATCCTCGACGAGATCGAGGCAAACGACTACGACAACTTCACCAAGAGAGCCTATGTTCCGAAGGCAAAGAAGCTGGTGGCGCTGCCCAGAGCTTACTTGAGATCACTGGTGCTTCCTTCTTCCCAAGgcgctgctagctag
- the LOC100833206 gene encoding protein ACCUMULATION AND REPLICATION OF CHLOROPLASTS 3, whose amino-acid sequence MAASVRGLLPLPPPPSSPCTSMRRLTSSPRRHTAPRRRGPGVRAAAEAAGGAPRQPEPVEVVGVGSRKDAVIDFCLGSRTLSSTPIRFWTVHVTDNSEVQLIQRSHGTETVVRDLEHPVSLQPCPPAIILVASAGQDADQTAALELLSAVKSADKLAASIFLKPFCFEGQRRQVEASDLIAKLQACSNFHIVIEADSLLETEVETLAEALESANNAVLSTISMISIIMSGFNHMFWSSLNTQIKEVGPEEVGKLLKSYGETRVGFGAGYNVQSAIKQAVLHCPFLRGGIKDLNSVVFLSLTSARLLAESDMISTLHIFRRVTGFTKDIIFSRNSEPDLEPKLIVVSLLTVCNNHDENVVSVKEGFLSSLALHFPFISSLMGGDTPELKQAWSNQSSRQLPDGGLSMAEQGLAERASPLSEELGNMKPERESNNNGTRIQPEFQEATSESHEEMSIDVGREGLSLQQGHKFWSNAPAFGIAQLWAQERNTTDRSNQRNELDVITLPVGVKSPEIQYDHSPNTQPETRNVTDSISLATGHAASGASLSDVGLEKMMEICSSAAAFLKGRMGKSRKRGSIASRAASMLDAEREPEKTWSPIVEIQYGGGTYRGRCQEGVPEGKGRLTYSDGSFYDGVWRYGKRSGLGTLYYSNGDVFHGTWRDGLSHGKGWYYFHSGDRWFANFWKGKASGEGRFYAKDGSIFFGLFKNGWRHGDCLLIDANGSRWLEVWDDGLLIRQTKLEK is encoded by the exons ATGGCGGCTTCCGTCCGAGGCCTACTCCCGCTCCCGCCACCACCCTCCTCCCCGTGCACGTCCATGCGCCGCCTCACCTCGTCCCCGCGGAGGCACACTGCCCCCCGTCGCCGTGGCCCCGGGGTCCGCGcggccgcggaggcggcgggtggTGCTCCGCGGCAGCCGGAGCCCGTCGAGGTGGTCGGCGTCGGGAGCCGGAAGGACGCCGTCATCGACTTCTGCCTGGGCTCCCGCACCCTCTCCTCCACCCCGATCCGCTTCTG GACAGTACATGTGACGGATAATTCTGAAGTACAGTTGATACAAAGAAGTCATGGTACAG AGACAGTAGTCAGAGACTTGGAACATCCAGTGTCTCTTCAGCCTTGCCCACCGGCGATTATTCTT GTTGCAAGTGCCGGACAAGATGCTGATCAGACTGCTGCATTGGAGCTTCTAAGTGCTGTCAAATCTGCTGATAAGCTGGCCGCATCAATATTTTTGAAGCCCTTTTGTTTTGAGGGACAAAGACGACAAGTAGAG GCATCTGATTTGATTGCTAAACTTCAAGCATGCTCAAACTTCCACATCG TTATTGAAGCTGATTCTCTGCTTGAGACGGAAGTGGAAACCCTTGCCGAGGCTTTGGAAAGTGCCAATAATGCTGTCCTGTCAACTATTAGCATGATATCTATCATAATGTCG GGATTTAATCATATGTTCTGGAGCTCTCTTAATACACAAATTAAGGAAGTTGGTCCTGAGGAAGTAGGCAAA CTACTCAAAAGCTACGGGGAAACTAGAGTTGGATTTGGTGCTGGTTATAACGTCCAATCAGCTATTAAGCAGGCTGTTCTTCACTGTCCATTTCTCCGTGGTGGCATAAAG GACTTGAACAGTGTGGTTTTCCTCTCCCTTACAAGTGCTCGGTTATTGGCTGAGAGTGACATGATCTCCACTCTACACATCTTTCGTCGAGTTACTGGGTTCACCAAGGATATCATATTTTCTAGAAATTCTGAACCTGATTTAGAGCCGAAACTGATAGTAGTTTCTCTTCTAACTGTTTG TAACAACCATGATGAAAATGTTGTCTCGGTAAAGGAGGGGTTTCTTTCGAGCTTGGCTTTGCATTTTCCTTTTATATCCTCTCTCATGGGAGGAGATACTCCAGAGCTTAAACAAGCTTGGTCAAATCAATCATCTAGGCAACTGCCTGATGGTGGATTGAGTATGGCAGAACAAGGATTGGCAGAACGAGCTTCCCCACTTTCTGAAGAATTAGGAAATATGAAACCTGAGAG AGAATCTAATAACAACGGCACGAGAATACAACCAGAGTTTCAAGAAGCTACTTCTGAATCTCATGAAGAAATGAGCATAGATGTTGGCAGAG AGGGTTTAAGTTTGCAGCAGGGGCATAAATTCTGGAGCAATGCCCCTGCCTTTGGCATTGCACAATTGTGGGCTCAAGAGCGTAACACAACAGATAGAAGCAATCAAAGGAATGAGCTCGATGTTATCACTCTTCCTGTTGGTGTAAAATCTCCTGAAATTCAGTATGATCATTCTCCAAATACACAGCCTGAAACTCGTAATGTTACTGATAGCATATCTCTAGCTACTGGACATGCTGCCTCTGGCGCCTCACTTTCTGATGTTGGTTTGGAGAAAATGATGGAGATATGTAGTTCTGCAGCAGCATTTCTAAAGGGTAGGATGGGCAAATCTCGAAAACGTGGATCTATTGCTAGCCGGGCTGCATCGATGCTC GATGCTGAAAGAGAACCTGAAAAAACATGGAGCCCCATAGTTGAAATACAGTATGGAGGTGGGACTTACAGGGGGAGATGCCAGGAAGGCGTCCCTGAGGGAAAG GGGCGCTTAACCTACAGTGATGGGAGCTTTTATGATGGAGTCTGGAGGTATGGCAAGAGATCCGGTTTGGGGACACTTTATTACAGCAATGGCGATGTATTCCATGGAACATGGAGGGACGGTCTTAGTCATGGGAAG GGTTGGTACTATTTCCACAGTGGTGACCGTTGGTTTGCAAACTTTTGGAAGGGAAAGGCTAGCGGAGAGGGAAGATTTTATGCTAAGGATGGGAGTATATTCTTTGGTCTTTTTAAAAATGGATGGCGTCATGGGGACTGCTTGTTGATAGATGCAAATGGATCAAG GTGGCTTGAAGTTTGGGATGATGGTCTACTTATCAGACAGACTAAATTGGAAAAATAG